The sequence CTCACCGTTCCTGAGGAGGTAGGTCGCATCCCCGTTCGTCACCTCGGCACAGCCGGTGACAACCACCCAGTGCTCGGAGCGGTGGTGGTGCATCTGCAGCGACAGCCGCCGCTTCGGGGGGACGGTGACCCGCTTGATCTTGTACGACCGCCCCTCCTCAAGGTTCGTGTAGGAGCCCCAGGGCCGGTGGACCCGCGTGTGGAAGAGCGCCCGTGAATCCCCCTTCTCGCGAAGCGCCTTTGCGATCTCGCCTACCCGCTGGGCCTCGTCCCGGGTGGCGACCAGGATTGCGTCTTTTGTCTCGACGATGGCAAGGTCATGGATGCCGACGGTGGCGACCAGTCGATCGGCGACGATCAGGTTCCTGGAGGAGTCGATCCCGATATGCTCGCCCCTGACGGCGTTTGCGTCCCCGCTCTTCGGCAGGACGGCATAGAGCGCGTCAAAGTTCCCCAGGTCGTTCCAGTCGGCATCGAGCGGCACAACCGCCGCCCGCCGGGTCTTCTCCATGATCCCGTAGTCGATGGAGAGGGCGGGGGTTGCATCGTATGCCTCCTCGACCGGGCGCTCAAACGCTCTTACCACCTCGGGTGCGCAGGTTTCGCACTCGGCAAGGAAGAGGTCGGCGTCAAAACAGAACATACCGGAGTTCCAGAGGTAGCCATCGGTGATATACCGCCCGGCGGTTTCAGGGTCAGGCTTCTCCACGAAGGCGTCCACGAGCGACCCCTCCCCCAGGGACTTGCCCGGG is a genomic window of Methanoculleus bourgensis MS2 containing:
- a CDS encoding mannose-1-phosphate guanylyltransferase/mannose-6-phosphate isomerase; this encodes MKTLILAGGSGTRLFPLSREHYPKQFIPLVDDESLFQKTVKRSLLFSSPQEIAIVTNTDHRFLVRDQLATIGCDCRVLVEPVGRNTLPAIYYGVREVTREDGSDTVAVLPSDHLISANGPFQEAFLRAERLAKDYLVVFGVRPTSPHTGYGYIRPGKSLGEGSLVDAFVEKPDPETAGRYITDGYLWNSGMFCFDADLFLAECETCAPEVVRAFERPVEEAYDATPALSIDYGIMEKTRRAAVVPLDADWNDLGNFDALYAVLPKSGDANAVRGEHIGIDSSRNLIVADRLVATVGIHDLAIVETKDAILVATRDEAQRVGEIAKALREKGDSRALFHTRVHRPWGSYTNLEEGRSYKIKRVTVPPKRRLSLQMHHHRSEHWVVVTGCAEVTNGDATYLLRNGESTFVPAGTVHRLANPGLLPLELIEVQIGEYTGEDDIVRFEDDFERA